In Streptomyces sp. P9-A4, the genomic window AGGTCCACGCCCCCGAGGCCTGGGCCGCCGGCTACGACGGCACGGGCACCAAGGTCGCCGTCCTCGACACCGGCGCCGACGCCGAGCACCCCGACCTCAAGGGCCGGATCGCCGCCTCGGAGAACTTCACCGACTCCGAGACCACCGGCGACCGCCAGGGCCACGGCACCCACACCATCTCCACCGTCGGCGGCTCCGGCGCCGCGAGCGGCGGCAAGAAGAAGGGCGTCGCGCCCGGCGCGGCCCTCCTCAACGGCAAGGTCCTCAACGACTCCGGCTCCGGCGCCGCCTCCTGGATCATCGCCGGCATGGAGTGGGCCGTCGCCCAGGGCGCCGACGTGGTCTCGATGAGCCTCGGCAGCCCCGTGCCCACCGACTGCACCGACCCGATGAGCGTCGCGGCCGAGGAACTCGCCCAGAACAAGGGCACGTTGTTCGTCATCGCCGCCGGCAACTCCGGGCCGACCCTCAACACCGTGTCCTCGCCCGGCTGTGCGCCCAGCGTGCTCACCGTCGGCGCCACCGACCGCGACGACTCCACCGCGTACTTCTCCAGCCGCGGCCCGACGATCGTCAACCACACCCTCAAGCCCGAGATAGCGGCGCCCGGCGTCGGCATCTCCGCCGCCGCGGCCGGCGGCCGGGGCGTATACGCCTACCGGTCCATGTCCGGCACGTCGATGGCCACCCCGCACGTCGCGGGCGCAGCCGCCATCGTCAAGCAGCGCCACCCCGACTGGACCGCCCAGCAGGTCAAGGCCGCACTGGTCGCCTCCGCCGAGAGCTCCGTGCCCGGCGACGTCCGCGAGGTCGGCGGTGGCCGCCTCGACGTCAAGGCCGCGATCGACCAGACGGTCCTCGGCGCCCCCGCCGTCCAGGGCGGCACCTTCAACTGGCCGCAGGACAAGAGTGACCGCACCACGGTCTCCGTCCCGTACACCAACACCTCCGACGCCGCCGTCACCCTGAACCTGGCGGTCGAGCGGGTCACCGGCAACGACGGCTCCAGTGTGCGGAGTTCGGTCGCCCGCCTCGGCAGGCGTACCGTCACCGTCCCGGCCGGCGCCACCGTCCAGGTCCCGCTGGACCTCGACCCCTCGGCCCGCCTCGAAGCCGCCCAGTACGGCGACGTCACCGGCCGCGTGCTCGCCACCGGCCCCGGCGGCGTCCATGTCTCCACCCCGTTCTCGCTGTACGTCGAGCCCGAGACGGTCACCCTCCGCGTCAAGATGATCGACCGTCAGGGCAAGCCCGCCGACGGAGCCTCCTCCCTCGACATCATCGGCACCGACGACGCCAGCGGAGAGCGCCGCTTCAACGAGGGCGCCGCCGACCAGGTCTACCGCCTGCGCCCCGGCAGCTACTTCCTCTCCTCCTTCGTCACCACCCCCGACGCGGGCGAGGGCGCCAGGCTGTACGACTCGATCAGCTACCTCGGCCGCCCCCAGGTGGAGCTGAAGAAGGACACCACCGTCGTCCTCGACGCCCGCAAGGCCCACAAGCTGTCGGTGAAGGCCGACCGGGCCACCGAACTCCGGGGCGCCACCCTCGCGTTCGCCCGCTCCTGGGACGACTCCTGGCTGCACGCCGGAACCGCCACGGGCCCGCGCACCATCCGCGGCTACTACGCCTCGGTCGAAGGCCGGGCCGACGAGGGCGACTTCGAGTTCGGCAGCTACTGGCGCGCCGCAGCCCCGCAGATCACCTCGCTGCGCACCACCGACGGCCTGGCGCTGCACCCGCTGACCGCCTCCATCGCCTCCGACAACCTCGACGGCACCGGCTCCGCCCGGCTCGTCGACGCCGGTACGGGCACCCCGGAGGAGCTGAAGGCCGCCGGCGTCCAGGGCCGTATCGCCCTGGTCCGGCTGCCCGACGACTCCACCGCGGCGGGCGCCATCGCCCGCAACGCCAAGACCGCCGGCGCCGTCGCCGTCGTCGCGTACCACTCGGCCCCGGGCCGCTGGTACCCGGGCGGTGGCTTCACCGGACTGGGCCTGCCGACCCTCTCCGTCCCCGCCGACGAGGCGACCGCACTCCTCGGCAGGCTGGCGGCCGGCGAGGTCACCCTCGCCTGGAAGGCCACCGCGAAGAGCCCGTACGTCTACAACCTCGCCTTCCCCGAGACCGCCGCGATCCGCGACGACAAGAACTACCGGGTCCGCGACGGGCAGTTGGGCCGCACGGACGCGAGCTACGGCTCGTCCGGCGTCGCCACCGACTTCACGGACTTCCCGGCCGCCCACCGCCCGAACGGCGTCGCCGTCTCCTTCGGCTCCCTGGAGACCGTCCCGGCGCCCGGCACCCGCACCGAGTACTACTCCACCGGTGACACCGCCTGGTCGCAGATGGTCAACAGCAGCTTCCCGTTCGGTGAGCTGATGATGGGCGCACACCGCACGTACACGCCCGGCGAGAAGCGCACCGAGAAGTGGTACGACGGCGTCATCGCCCCCACCGCCCCGCGCGACACCACCGGCAAGCCGGTTCTCGCGGCCGAGCGACAGGGCAACATCATCGGCTTCGCCGCCGCCATGTGGGGCGACAGCACCCACTACGCCGAGGCCGGCTCCTTCGGTGACATCGGCAATGTGCGCCTCAGCCGCGACGGCGAGGTCCTGGGCGAGAACGGCTGGCCCTTCGGTGCCTTCGAGGTACCGGCCGAAGCCGGGACGTACACCCTCGAACAGAACATCATGAAGTTCGGCAGCAAGGTGTGGGCCCGCTCCACCTCCGTCAACTCGGTGTGGAAATTCACCTCCAAGCTCGACGAGAGCGTCTATTCTCAGGGCATCCCGATTCTCTTCCCCCGGTACGACCTGCCGGAGGACGGACTCAAGACCCTCGCCGCGACCGACGGCCAGCAGATCGGCCTCACCGCGACGGGTCACGCGGGCTACACCCCCGCTGCGCTCACCTCGGCGAAGCTCTCGTACTCCTATGACGGGGGTACGACCTGGACCGAAGCGCGGGTCTCCCAGCAGGGCGGACAGTGGACCGCGACCGTGAACCACGCGGGCGCGGCCGGCAAGCCGGTCACCCTGAAGACCGAACTGACGGACGCCAACGGCAACTCCGTCACCCAGACCGTGGTCCGCGCCTACGACGTGCGCTGATCACGCCGGTCCGCCGGGCGTCCTTCCCGTGGGGGGTGGGGCCGCCCGGCGGACCACCCATTTGCAGCAACGGTTTTCCTGATGTCCCGTTTTCGGATCCCCCGCGCCGTGGAAAATAGGGGCATGACTCAGCAGGGGGACAACTGGTGGGACAAGCTCTACGACGAGTCGGCGCCGGACACGGCCCCGACGGTCTCGGGTGACACGCTCGACGACCACTTCGCCACGGCACCCCGAGGCCCGGACCCGAAGGCGGTCCCGGCCCCGGAAGGGGCCGCGCCCCCGGGCGCGACGGCCGGGCCCACGCCCTGGGGGGCGCCCTGGGAGGCGCCCCGGGTCGGGCCGCGGACCTTCCCCGGGCCGCCGCCCCCGCCCCCGCCCGTCGAGGCGCCCACCGTCCAGGTCCGGGTCCCGACGACGGAACCGGTGCCTCCGGAGGCGGAGGGGGCGGAAGGACAGGATCCGGAGCCCGGCGCCGGAGCGCACGGAGACGGCGGCGGAAGCGGAGACGGGGACCTCACCGTCCAGGTCTCCGTGCCCCGCCCCCGTACCGGATTCATCGGGAGCAGACCGCCGACCTACGAGCCCGAGCCGACCGCGCTGCCCGTCGCCCGCCCCGGCGAGCTCGGCGAACTGGTCGCCGACACCGTGCTCGACGGCGCCCGCTACGGCACCTGCACCCTGCGCGCCGCCTCCGTACGCGGCGACTCCGCGCGCTACCGGGGCGAACCCCGGCGCGACGCCCTGCTCACCGCCCGCTTCGGCCACGACGAGACCGCGCTCGTCCTCGTCGCCGTCGCCGCGGGCTCCCGCGCCTCGGAGGACGCCCACCTCGCCGCCGCCGACGCCTGCCGGTGGATCGCCGAGGCCGTCTGCCGCAGCCACGCCCGGCTCTCCGAGGACATCGGCTCGGGCCGCCGAGGCGACCTGAAATCGGGACTCCACCGGCTCACCGACCGTACGTACGGCAAGCTCCGCGCCCGCGCCGCCGAGCGCGGCCTCGCCCCCGACGAGTACACCGCGTCCCTCCGCTGTCTGCTCGTCCCCGCCGACCCCGCGTGCCGCACCCGGGTCTTCTTCGGCATCGGCGGCGGTGGTCTGTTCCGGCTCCGCGACGGCTCGTGGCAGGACCTCGAACCGCTCCTTCCGGGGCCTGCCGCCGTCACCGGCGCCGCCGTCGTCGGCTTCGGCTCACCGCCCGCCGCCTCCGACCCCGTCTCCTCACTCGACGAGGCGCTCGACGAGGAGACCGAGGAGGGCGACCGGCTCACCATGGACCTGGGCATCACCACCGCCCCCGGGCCGCTCGTCGAGGAGCCGGTGCCGCCGCCCGCCGAGCCGTTCCGCTTCCGGGCCTCCGTCGCCCGCCCGGGCGACACCCTGCTGCTCGCCTCCGCCGGCCTCGCGGAGCCGATGCGCGGCGAACCGGCCCTCGCCGGCGAACTCGCGGCCCGCTGGGCGGACGCCGAAGCGCCCGGCCTCGCCGCCTTCCTCGCCGACACCCAGCTGAGAGTGACCGGGTACGCCGACGACCGTACGGGGGTGGGCGTCTGGGAGGCGTAACCGGCCGGTCCGTGTGTTGATGGAGCCATGGCCAAGCAGAACGTGGCGGAACAGTTCGTCGACATCCTCGTGCGCGCGGGCGTCCGGCGCCTGTACGGCGTGGTCGGTGACAGCCTCAACCCGGTCGTCGACGCGATCCGCCGTACCCGCGACCTCGACTGGATCCAGGTGCGGCACGAGGAGGCCGCGGCCTTCGCCGCCGGCGCCGAGGCCCAGATCACCGGGGGCCTCGCCGCCTGCGCGGGCTCCTGCGGGCCGGGCAACCTGCACCTCATCAACGGCCTGTACGACGCCCACCGCTCGATGGCCCCGGTGCTGGCCCTCGCCTCGCACATCCCGTCCAGCGAGATCGGCCTCGGGTACTTCCAGGAGACCCACCCCGACCAGCTGTTCCGCGAGTGCAGCCACTACAGCGAACTCATCTCCAACCCGAAGCAGATGCCCCGGCTGCTCCACACCGCGATCCAGCACGCCGTAGGCCGGGGCGGCGTCAGCGTGGTCTCGCTGCCCGGTGACATCGCCTCCCAGCCGGCCCCGGAGACGGCGGCGGGAACCGCCCTCGTCACCACCCGGCCCACCGTCCGCCCGGGGGACGCCGAGATCGACGCGCTGGTGCGGATGATCGACGAGGCCGAGCGGGTGACCCTCTTCTGCGGCAGCGGCACGGCCGGGGCGCACGCCGAGGTCATGCAGTTCGCCGAGCGGGTCAAGGCCCCGGTCGGGCACGCGCTGCGCGGCAAGGAGTGGATCCAGTACGACAACCCGTACGACGTCGGCATGAGCGGACTCCTCGGCTACGGCGCCGCCTACGAGGCCACCCACGAGTGCGATCTGCTGATCCTGCTCGGCACCGACTTCCCGTACAACGCCTTCCTGCCCGACGACGTGAAGATCGTGCAGGTGGACGTCCGGCCCGAGCGCCTCGGCCGCCGCTCCCGGCTCGACCTCGCCGTCTGGGGCGACGTCCGCGAGACCCTGCGCTGTGTCGCCCCGCGCGTCCGCGCCAAGACCGACCGCAAGTTCCTCGACAAGATGCTCAAGAAGCACGCCGACGCGCTCGAAGGCGTGGTCAAGGCGTACACCCGCAAGGTCGAGAAGCACGTCCCGATCCACCCCGAGTACGTCGCCTCGGTGATCGACGAACTCGCGGACGACGACGCCGTCTTCACCGTGGACACCGGAATGTGCAACGTCTGGGCGGCCCGCTACCTCAGCCCCAACGGGCGGCGCAGGATCATCGGCTCGTTCAGCCACGGCTCGATGGCCAACGCCCTGCCGCAGGCCATCGGCGCGCAGTTCACCGACCGGAACCGGCAGGTCGTCTCGCTCTCCGGCGACGGCGGCTTCTCCATGCTGATGGGCGACTTCCTCACCCTCGTGCAGTACGACCTGCCGGTGAAGGTCGTGGTGTTCGACAACTCCTCGCTCGGCATGGTCGAGCTGGAGATGCTGGTCTCCGGACTCCCCTCGTACGGGACGACCAACAAGAACCCGGACTTCGCGGCCATCGCCCGCGCCGCCGGGGCCTACGGCGTCCGCGTGGAGAAGCCCAGACAGCTCGCCGGCGCCCTCAGGGACGCCTTCAAGCACAAGGGCCCGGCCCTGGTCGACGTGGTCACCGACCCCAACGCGCTGTCCATCCCGCCGAAGATCAGTGCCGACATGGTGACCGGCTTCGCCCTCTCCGCCAGCAAGATGGTCCTGGACGGGGGAGTGGGCCGGATGCTCCAGATGGCGCGCTCCAACCTGCGCAACGTGCCCCGACTCTGAGGGAATGCGGACGATTTGGCGGGGCATGCATCCCCGTGAGCCTGTTCGACGCGATCTGTGGGTGGGGGTTATGGCCGGGGAGGCACGACAGCCGACTCAACTTCTCAGAAAGGTGGGATGCGCGGATCTCACCGCGGTGCCGGAGGTGCGACATGCCGTGCGTGAACTGCTGCGGAGATGGGGCGGACCGGGCGCCTCCGACGTCGCGGAACTGCTCACCAGCGAACTGGTGACCAACGCCCTGATCCACACCGAGCACGGGGCCGTCGTGACCGCGACGGTCGTGCCCGAGCAACTGAGGGTCGAGGTCAGGGACTTCGTCCCCGGACTCGCGCCGCCGCACGTACCGCCCGCCGACGACGGTACGCACGGCAGGGGACTCGTCCTCGTCGAGGCCCTGGCCGACTCCTGGGGCGTCGAGGACCACGGAGTGGGCAAGGTGGTGTGGTTCGAACTGAACGGCGGGGCCGCCTGAGGGGCGGCCCCGCCGGTTCGGCGCGGACAGGAGCGGTGCTCAGCCGAACTGCTGCTCCAGATCCTTGAGCTTGCGCTCCAGGGAGTCGAGACGGGGCAGCGTCTGGGTGTCGTCCTCCGCCGTGAGGTCCACCGTCCGGGGGTCACCCGTCTGGACGTCACGGCTTCCGACGGCTTGGAGGGAGGGCCGGGGTCGAAGCGGCAGTTGCCCGGGATCCGCTATGGCGGGTTCCGCGACGGCGGCCTGGACGGCCGCCGTCGCGGAACCCGAACCGGCGCCCGAACCCGAGCCGCCGCCGGACCCCGCACCCGGGCCGGGACCGGCCGGGGCGTTGAGCGCCGCCACCTCGACCTGACGACCGTCCCCCCTGCCGAGCCCGAAGGACCGGTGCTGGCGGTTGATCGCCTTGAGCCGTGCCCGGTCCAGCTTGACCTGGTCACGCCGCCGGATGCGGTTCTGCTCCTTCTCCCGCCGGTCCTCGCGCACCTCGTCGACGGCCTCGTCCAGGGTCCGTACGCCTTCGAGCAGCATCAGCGACCAGGCGGCGAAGGTCTCCCTGGGTGCTCTCATCCACCGCACGATCCGGATCTGCGGCAGCGGGCGGGGCACAAGGCCCTGCTCGCGCAGCGCGGCCCTGCGGGTCTGCTTGAGCGCCCGGTCGAAGAGGACCGCGGCCGAGAGCGACATGCCCGCGAAGAACTGCGGGGCCCCGTCGTGGCCGAGCCCGCGCGGTGCGTGCACCCAGTTGAACCAGGCCGCCGCGCCCGCGAACAGCCAGACCAGCAGGCGCGAGCCGAGAGCCGCGTCGCCGTGGCTCGCCTCGCGGACCGCGAGCACCGAGCAGAACATCGCCGCGCCGTCGAGGCCGAACGGGACGAGATACTCCCAGCCGCCGGTGAGGTTGAGGTTCTGCCGGCCGAAGCCGACGAGTCCGTGGAAGGAGAGCGCCGCGGCGACCGCGGCACAGCAGAAGAGGAGGACGTAGGAAGCCGTGCCGTACACGGCCTCCTTGCGTCTGCGGCGCTCCTCGTTGCGTTCCCAGGAGTCCTCGGCCGCGGCCTGGTCACCGGCGCGCTTCCCGCGCGCGAGCACCGCCACCGCCGTCAGGACTCCGGCCACCATCACGCCGCCCGGAAGCAGCCAGTCCAGCGATATGTCGGTCAGTCTCATGCGGTGTCCCTTGCATCGCAGTAGGGCGTTTGGCGGCCCATACTGGCCGACCCCGTGGGGCGCACACGGTGTTTCCGGGCAAGAGCACGCCATTGGGGTCCCAGGGCATACGAATAGGTGCGATCTGGTCGAACGTTCATACAGGGGACGGGTTTTGGGTTCGATTTACGCCACCCGTCCGGGTGGCGTAATCGTCCGGGAGCCTCAGGCCGTCGCGGACAGCCGGCGGACCCGCTCGGCGTCGCAGGTGCGCGGACAGGTGAGACAGGTGTCCTCGGGGCGCAGCGTGTAGAAGAAGCAGCAGGTCGCCCGGTCGCGCGTGGCGCGCGGGGCGCCGTCGGGACCTTCGGAGCCCGTCAGCTCGCGGAAGCCGGCGGAACCCGCGTACGGCTTGTACGGCTTGGCCGTGCCCGGCATGAGGAGGTCGAGCTCGGCCATCGCCCGCCCCTCCTCGGCGAGCAGGGCGCCGATGTACCAGAGGCCCTCGACGATCTCGTCCGTGGCCATGCCCCACAGGGCCCGGCGCCCGCGCCGCATCCGGGGGCCGAAGCCGTCGAGGACCGCCTCGAAGTGCTCGGCCAGCGAGGCGCGGACCTCGGCCCGCAGGGCGTCCTCGTCGGCGACCACCCGGGCGCCGGGCAGCGCCGCCGCGGGGTCGTCCGGGAGGCAGGCGAACTCCTCGACCCGGACCGCCAGCATGCCCAGGGCGCGCTGGAAGGACACGTTCCGCGCGGGCAGCCTGGGCACCCTGCGGTCCAGGAACCAGGGGGCGGTGACGAGCAGACAGGCGGGCCAGGCGTACCGGTGGAGTCCGAAGCTCGCGACCACGTCGGGACGGGCCCGGGCGCCGTGGTCGCGCAGCACCTGCGCGTCGTCCCAGGCGAGGAAGGCGTCGAGAGCGGGGCCGCCGGCCGCCAGCTCGTCCGCGCCGACCCAGCCCGCGCCGCCCGGGAGCGGCTCGCCCCCCGCGATTTCCTGTATGCGCAGGCCGGGGAAGACCTCGGCGAGCCGGGTGTAGGAGGCCGCGACGGGCGAGGGCGAGGGGGTGGGCAACAGGGCGGGGACGGTCATGGGGGACCACCGAATCGCGAGCGTTGGCAGGTTAGCCTTACCTTATCCGATTCGGGGTGGCCTCTCACCACCGGAGACCCCCTCCCACCAGCGGGGCAGCCCTCGCGCCCGGGATGTCGGTCCGTTCGCCTATGGTGCACAGAGGGCCCCGGCGACGCGAGCCGGGCCCGGCACGAGGCCGCAGGAGGACCCGGGTGGAGCAGGGCGCAGCGCGCGAGCGGGCGACGGAGAGGCCGTCCCCGCCCTTCGGTGACGCCGTGCGCGTACCGGAACAGGGCCGCGCGGCCGAAGCGGCGGAGCGCGCGGGCGCCCACGCGGAGCACGTACGGGGGGAGCACCTCCAGGGCGAGCCGATCGAGTCCGCCCGTGGCCGCATACCGACCGTCGCCCTCGCCCCCGCGCCCCGCGTCGTACGTCACTCCGTGCGCGGCCAGATCCTCGACGCCCTCCGTACCGCCCTCGTCGACGGCGAGCTCGTCCCCGGCGAGGTGTACTCCGCCCCCGCCCTCGGCGAGCGCTTCGGCGTCTCGGCCACCCCCGTCCGCGAGGCCATGCAGCGCCTCGCCGTCGAAGGCGCCGTCGAGGTCGTGCCGAACCGCGGCTTCCGCGTCACCGAGCGCACCCCCCGGGAACTGGCCGAGCTCGCCGAGGTCCGCGCGCTCATCGAGGTCCCCGTCATGCTGCGGCTCGCCCGTACCGTCCCCGCCGCCCGCTGGGCCGCGCTCCGCCCGCTCGCCGAGGCGACCTCGACCGCCGCCGCCCGCGGCGACCGCGCCCACTACGCCGAGGCCGACCGCGCCTTCCACCGGGCCGTCCTCTCCCTCGCGGGGAACGAGCAGCTGCTCGCCGTCGCCGACGACCTCCACCGCCGCTCCCAGTGGCCCCTGATCAGCGCCCCCGCCCTCCGGCACGGGGTGCTCGTCGCCGACGCCGCCGAGCACACGGCCCTCCTGGACGCCCTGATCGCCCAGGACCTGACCGTGGTCCAGGAGCTGGTGCGGGAGCACTTCACCGGATCGGAGTGCTGAGCGCCCCGGACGACTAAGGTCATGGACGTCAGCCGCCCGTCATCGCGTCGCCCGTGAGGTGTCCCATGCCGTCCGCGACCCCGTCCCCGGCATGGGACGGACGCCGACCCGTCACCGGTACGGAAGCCGAGGCCACGGCCCTGCTCGGCTGGCTCACCGATCCCGAGGCGCCCCGGCTGTGCCTCGTCACCGGCGCCCCCGGCAGCGGCAAGACGGCCCTGCTCGGCTGGCTCGCCCGGCACGGTCCGCGCGCCGGCCGGCCCCGCAGGCGTACGGCCCGGGTGCTCGTCCCCCTCGCCGGGCAGAGCGCGCTCGGCGCGACCTGGACGATCGCGGACCGGCTCGGCGTGGTGGCCAGATCCCCGGGCGACCTCGTGCACGCCCTCGCGACCAGCGAGGCCCGGCCCGCCGGCCGCGCCGTCCTGCTCCTCACGGACCTCCACGCCGCCGCCGAACCCGAGGCGCTCACCCGGCTGATCGCCGAACTCGCGGGGGTGGGACGGGTCCGGCTCGTGGTCGAGGCCCGCAGCGGCACCCCGGCCCCCACCGTCCTGCGCGCCGAGCGCCGGGCCGTCGTCGTGGACCTCGACGGCGCACCGGACCCCGACGGCGGTCCCGACGGCGTCGCGGACGCCCCCGCCGAGCCGGCCCGGCCGCTGCCCGACCTCTCCGACCCGGTCGCGGTCTGCGTGGCCGATCCGCTGCTCGTGACCACCGCCTACCTCGCCGGAGCCGCCGCCGCGGGCCTGCCGGGCACGCTCGACGGTCCCGAAGCGCCCGCCCGGCCCGGCGAGAACGCGGCAGAGGACCACGGCGGCCTCCGCGCCGCCTGGATGCGGGCCGGACAGTCGCTCTGCCGCGAACAGCCCCCGGCCGAGCGGGCGTCGGTGCTCCTCGCCGCACTCGGCGACGGCGCGGACCCCCGACTGCGTCCCGCCCTCGCCGAGTTGGCGGAAGGTTCCCCCTGGCGGCTGCGATGGGCCCGCCACCGCGGTGACCTGACCCCGCCCTGGCCGGGCCCCGTCACCGTGCTCGGTGCGGCGGGCGGCCCCCTGGAGGGGACCCTGCTCGTCGGTGACCGCACCGGCGCCGTACGGCTGCTCCACGAGGCCGACGCGAGCCCCGCCGGGCGCCTCGCGCACACCGTCTCCGGCCGGGTCACGGCGCTCGCGCCCGCGCCCGACGGCACGGTGCTGCTCCTGGACGACCGGGGCAGGCTGCACACCGTACGGGGGACGGCGCCGCGCGCCCCCTATCTGGAGCGCCTCACGGAGGCCGTCTCGGCGACCCTGGCCCGCCACCCCGGCACGGCCCTCGCGGCCATCGGGGGCTCGGTGGTGGTGGGGGACCGGCTCGGCTCCGTACACGCCTTCGGGCTGCGGGGCCTGCACCAGGCGGCCTCGCACAGCGGCCGGGTGACGGCGGTGGCGGCGGTCGACTCCGAGACCCCGTTCGTCTGTTCCGGCGGCGCCGACGGGACGGTACGGCTCTGGACGCCGGGCCGTGACCCCCGCCCTGAGCCCCTCGCGGAGCGGCCCTCGCCGGTGGTCTCGGTCCACGCGACGCAGACCCCGCACGGCCCGCTCGTCGCCGCCGCCTGGGCCGACGGCCTCGTCGAACTGCGCCGCCCCGAGGGTGGCCGCACGCTCGCCTTCCGCCCGGGCCCCCCGGTCCGCGCGGTCGCCGTCACGGGCGCCGGCTCACTGCTGATCGGCACCGACGAGAGCCTGGTGTGTCTGGTGCCCAGGAACTGAGCCGCTCCGGGGGTTCGTCAACGACCCCCGGAGTGGGGAATTCGTCAACGTCCCTCCGGAGCGGCCGAGTTCAGGCCGTCCTGGGTGTGAGCTGGCTCGCGAGCCAGGTCGGCACCCCGCCCAGCAGGCGGAAGAGGCGGCGGGCCTCGGCGCGCAGGCGGCCCGCCTCCGGTTCCGTCTCCGTGGTGGCGAGCGCGGTCAGGGCCGGGGCCGTACCGACGAGGAAGCCCAGCTCCTCCCGGATGCGCAGCGACTCCGCGAAACCGTGCCGGGCCTCCGCCAACTCCCCCTCCCGCAGGGCGAGTCCGGCGAGGTGCCGCCAGGTGGAGGAGAGCAGCAGCGAGTCCCCCTGCGCGACCGCCCCGGCATGCGCCCTGCGGTACGCGGCGCGGGCCGCCTGCGGGGAGTCGCCGAGGTTCTGCGCGATGAGCCCGCGCCGCAGGTCGAGCAGCGGCCGGCCCTCGGCGGCGGGCGCGATCAGCGCCGCCGCACGGCCGAGCGCCATCCGCGCCTCGTCGGCCCGGTCGCGCACCCCGAGCAGCGTCGACGCGTAGGCGAGATAGCCGCGTTCGCAGGCCGCCGCCCCGCGTTCCTCGTCGGTGCGGGCCACCGCCTCGGCCGCCCGGAGCGCCTCCTCGGCGTCGGCCCAGCCCTTCTCGGTGTAGAGGCAGCGCTCGATGAGCAGCGCCGCCCGTTCGAGCGCGGCGGCCGGTTCGGAGGCGTGCGGGGCGAGCAGCGCCGCCGCGTCCGTCCAGCAGCCCCGGGAGCGGAGCCGCCATATGGCGGTCTCCACGGGAGTCTCCTTGCCGTAGGCGAGGGACGGATCTTCGCCGCCCCTTGATTCGGAACCAGACATGGCGGTATCCGCCACATTGCCCTCCCCGAGCGCGCCATTGAGCTGTTGAGTGAGACCCGCATCTCAGCACGAAGGGGAGTACCTGGCCAAGGGGTCAGGTGAAAGAATTCACAAGAGTCCGATGGATCGGGGCGCCGCCCGGCCCGGGCTGCCCGACAGGGCGTCAGATCGCCGCCGGGCCCGTGATCAGGCCCCGGCGAGGCCCCCCGGCCGGTGCGGCCGAGGGGCCCCCACCGGCCCGGACGTCACTCCACCGGACTCGCCCGAACGGGTGAAACGCGTACGGCCCGCTCAGCTCATCCTCAGGGCGAGGAAGAAGTCGAGCTTGTCCTCCAGACGGGAGAGATCGCGTCCGGTGAGCTGCTCGATCCGGCCCACCCGGTAGCGCAACGTGTTCACGTGCAGGTGGAGGCGGGTCGCACAGCGCGTCCAGGAGCCGTCGCAGTCGAGGAAGGCCTCCAGGGTCGGGATCAGCTCCGCCCGGTGCCGCCGGTCGTAGTCGCGCAGCGGGTCGAGCAGCCGGGCCGTGAACGCGCGCCGGACGTCGTCCGGCACGAACGGCAGCAGCAGCACGTGCGAGGCCAGCTCGTGGTGGCCCGCCGCGCAGACCCGGCCCGGCCGGGCGGCGGCGACCCGGCGGGCGTGCCGGGCCTCCTCCAGCGCCCCGCGCAGGCCCTCCGCCGAGTGCACGGCCGCGCTGACGCCGAGGGTGAGACGCCCGTCGTCGGCGAGACCGGCGGAGAGCGGGGCCCGCACGGCGCCGAGCAGCACGTCCGCGTGCAGGCCGAGCGCGGGGGCCGGGCCGTCGTCCTCGCTGTCCGGCAGCGGGCCCGCGGCCAGCGGCACCAGGGCGATGGCCTCGTCGCCGCTGTGCGCCACCGCGATCCGGTCGGCGGACTCGGCGCCCACGGTCGCCGGGTCGACGAGGATCTCCTCCAGGAGCGCCTGGGCGACCGGGCCGCCGTCCACCGCCGAGCCCTGGGCGGCGTCCTGCTCCCAGTCGACCCGGGCCACGACCACCTGCCAGTGCGGGGCCGTAC contains:
- a CDS encoding protein phosphatase 2C domain-containing protein, with the translated sequence MTQQGDNWWDKLYDESAPDTAPTVSGDTLDDHFATAPRGPDPKAVPAPEGAAPPGATAGPTPWGAPWEAPRVGPRTFPGPPPPPPPVEAPTVQVRVPTTEPVPPEAEGAEGQDPEPGAGAHGDGGGSGDGDLTVQVSVPRPRTGFIGSRPPTYEPEPTALPVARPGELGELVADTVLDGARYGTCTLRAASVRGDSARYRGEPRRDALLTARFGHDETALVLVAVAAGSRASEDAHLAAADACRWIAEAVCRSHARLSEDIGSGRRGDLKSGLHRLTDRTYGKLRARAAERGLAPDEYTASLRCLLVPADPACRTRVFFGIGGGGLFRLRDGSWQDLEPLLPGPAAVTGAAVVGFGSPPAASDPVSSLDEALDEETEEGDRLTMDLGITTAPGPLVEEPVPPPAEPFRFRASVARPGDTLLLASAGLAEPMRGEPALAGELAARWADAEAPGLAAFLADTQLRVTGYADDRTGVGVWEA
- a CDS encoding S8 family peptidase, which codes for MRPISRTALGAATAVVLAVTAVAPSMANEPQDGTTGKRPPAGSEASARAGDRAATVTLVTGDRVVVTRDAEGNPAATALPREDGTFPLVQTRRSGQDLYVYPEGATAALAAGRVDEELFNVTGLVRQGYDDAATGTLPLIAVYGSDLARSVPAAPRGAKRGQVLRTVDGVALKTDKKQAATFWADVNTPTARSAAGITKLWLDRKVQATLERSTKQVHAPEAWAAGYDGTGTKVAVLDTGADAEHPDLKGRIAASENFTDSETTGDRQGHGTHTISTVGGSGAASGGKKKGVAPGAALLNGKVLNDSGSGAASWIIAGMEWAVAQGADVVSMSLGSPVPTDCTDPMSVAAEELAQNKGTLFVIAAGNSGPTLNTVSSPGCAPSVLTVGATDRDDSTAYFSSRGPTIVNHTLKPEIAAPGVGISAAAAGGRGVYAYRSMSGTSMATPHVAGAAAIVKQRHPDWTAQQVKAALVASAESSVPGDVREVGGGRLDVKAAIDQTVLGAPAVQGGTFNWPQDKSDRTTVSVPYTNTSDAAVTLNLAVERVTGNDGSSVRSSVARLGRRTVTVPAGATVQVPLDLDPSARLEAAQYGDVTGRVLATGPGGVHVSTPFSLYVEPETVTLRVKMIDRQGKPADGASSLDIIGTDDASGERRFNEGAADQVYRLRPGSYFLSSFVTTPDAGEGARLYDSISYLGRPQVELKKDTTVVLDARKAHKLSVKADRATELRGATLAFARSWDDSWLHAGTATGPRTIRGYYASVEGRADEGDFEFGSYWRAAAPQITSLRTTDGLALHPLTASIASDNLDGTGSARLVDAGTGTPEELKAAGVQGRIALVRLPDDSTAAGAIARNAKTAGAVAVVAYHSAPGRWYPGGGFTGLGLPTLSVPADEATALLGRLAAGEVTLAWKATAKSPYVYNLAFPETAAIRDDKNYRVRDGQLGRTDASYGSSGVATDFTDFPAAHRPNGVAVSFGSLETVPAPGTRTEYYSTGDTAWSQMVNSSFPFGELMMGAHRTYTPGEKRTEKWYDGVIAPTAPRDTTGKPVLAAERQGNIIGFAAAMWGDSTHYAEAGSFGDIGNVRLSRDGEVLGENGWPFGAFEVPAEAGTYTLEQNIMKFGSKVWARSTSVNSVWKFTSKLDESVYSQGIPILFPRYDLPEDGLKTLAATDGQQIGLTATGHAGYTPAALTSAKLSYSYDGGTTWTEARVSQQGGQWTATVNHAGAAGKPVTLKTELTDANGNSVTQTVVRAYDVR